The Parvibaculum sp. DNA segment ACCGCCTCGAAAACGTCGACGACGGTGACGTCGCGCCCATGGAACCTGCCCGGCAGGATCGAGCCGCCATACATGAAGACGGAGGGCACGTTGAGACGGACCATCGACATCATCATGCCGGGCAGCGACTTGTCGCAGCCGGCAAGACCGACCAGCGCATCGTAGCAATGGCCGCGCATCGTGAGCTCGACCGAATCCGCGATGACGTCGCGGCTCGCGAGCGACGACTTCATGCCCTGATGGCCCATCGCGATGCCGTCGGTCACCGTGATGGTGCAGAACTCGCGCGGCGTGCCGGCCGACATCGTGACGCCGCGCTTGACCGACTGCGCCTGGCGCATCAGCGAGATGTTGCAGGGCGCGGACTCGTTCCAGCAGGTCGCCACGCCGACGAAGGGCTGGTTGATCTCGTCTTCCGTCAGCCCCATCGCGTAGTAGTAGGAACGGTGCGGCGCGCGCTCCGGCCCGACTGTGACGTGGCGGCTCGGCAGCTTCGATTTGTCGAATTTACTGGCGGTCATGTGATCGCGCCCGGTTGAAGGGGCGCCTCCGGCTTCTCGGGGATGAAAGTCGGGCGGATACTAGGGGGAAGGCAGCGAAGGATAAAGCCCTGAAATCCGCCGGTTGACCAACGGCTGACGGCGGGGGAACATCGTCTTAACCGGAACCCCAAAACCACAAAACCCCAATATCCGGGCACAGGGAGAAAACGCATGAAGGCCGCAGTTCTGCGCGAGGTCGGCAAGCCGCTCGCCATCGAGGACGTGAAAATCAACAAGCCGGGCCCGCATGAGGTGCTGATCCGCACCGCCGCCGCCGGCGTCTGCCATTCGGACCTTCATTTCGTGGAAGGCTCCTACCCCTACCCGCTCCCGGCGGTGCTCGGCCATGAGAGCGCCGGCATCGTGGAGCAGGTCGGCTCCGAAGTGCGCACCGTCGCGCCGGGCGACCATGTGATTACCTGCCTCTCGGCCTTTTGCGGCCATTGCGAGCACTGCCTGACCGGCCATATGTCGCGCTGCGTCAGCCCCGAGACGAAACGCGGCGGCGACGAGGAACCGCGCCTCGGCGCGGCGCCGGGGGCGATGAACCAGTTCCTCAATCTCTCGTCCTTCGCCGAGCAGATGCTGATTCACGAACATGCCTGCGTCAAAATCCGCAAGGACATGCCGCTCGACCTCGCGGCGCTGATCGGCTGTTCGGTGACGACGGGCGTCGGCGCGGTGATCCACACCTCGCAGGTGCGGCCCGGCGAAACCGTCGCCGTGATCGGCTGTGGCGGCGTCGGCCTCGCCTGCATCAACGGCGCGGCGATTGCCGGCGCAGGACGCATCATCGCCATCGACACGCAAGGCTCGAAGCTGAACCTCGCCAAGCAGTTCGGCGCGACGGATGTCGTCAACGCCAAGGACGGCGACCCGGTGAAGCAGGTGATGGACCTCACCAATGGCGGCGTGCACCACTCCTTCGAGGCCATCGGCCTGAAAGCGACCGCCGAGCAATCGTTCAAGATGCTGGCGCGTGGCGGCACGGCCAACATCATCGGCATGATCCCGGTCGGCGTGAACATCGAATTGCACGGCGCCGAATTCCTCGGCGAGAAGCGCATCCAGGGCTCGGTGATGGGCTCGAACCGCTTCCCGGTCGACATGCCGCGCTTCGTCGATTTCTATATGCAGGGCAAACTGAAGCTCGACGAAATGATCTCGCGCCGAATCAAACTCGAACAGGTCAATGAGGCCTTCGACGAATTGAAGCGCGGCGAACTCGCCCGCTCGGTGATCGTGTTCGACACCTGAGCCCGGCGGCACGAAAACGAAAAGGCGGCTCGAAAGGGCCAGCCCCTAAGCTAAATGTTGATTCGACGGAGCGCCGACAGTAACCTGTCGGCGTTTCCTGTTTTGAATCGGGGGCTTAGTGTCCGAGGGCGAGTCGATACCGGCGGCAAATGCCCCGAAGAAATCTTCGAGAGCGCAAACGCGCCGCCTCCCTCGCAATGTAGGGGTGTTTTCGGTCAATTTCTGCCGCAACGCGCAATGCCGGCTGTTCGGCATTCCGCCGGACCCGTATCGGCGCACCGGCCAAAGCCCGTCTCCCGGAAATCAGCCTCACGGGAAGATTACAGGCGCGGGCGATGACCGCTCGTTCTTCTGCCCGGCTTGCGGTCTTGCCCACGCGATCAAATCAAATCACGCGATAGCGGAAGAGTATTCCCGCCTCTCGGACCTGTATAGGAGAACAAAACGGGAAACCTGTCCGAATGCCGTCTGCGGCAATCATCGGCTCCCGATAGGCCTGATGCCGTCCGCCTACAGACTGTTCGGGAAGACCGCGAAGGGCGATGCCCGCTATCAATGCAAGGCCTGTCGCAAGACCTTTTCCATCGGGCTTCCCACCAGGCGGCACAAGAAGACGGACAAGACGGGCGCCATCATGCGCGGGCTGGTGAACAAGATGGCCATGAGCCGGCTATGCGAAACAGCGCAGGTCACCTTTCCGCACATCCATTCCAAGATAGATTTCCTCTTCAACCAATGCCTGGCCTTCGCCGGAGAGCGGGAAGCGCGGCTTCACCAGTGCTTCGACGGCAAGGAGCCCTTCTTCTCGACCGACGCCCAGACAATCCTTGTGAACTGGCCGATCAAGAACCGGCGAGGAACAGTCCCGCTCCTTCACATGGCGACCGTTCACAAATCATCGCAGTTCGTGGTGGCGGCAACCATCGATTACGACCCGGATGTCGACCCGGACGAGCTGGAGAAGGCCATGGACGCCGCGGGCGACTTCGCCAGGCCCCGGTCGATGCGCCGGTTCGCGCGCCTCTGGCCAGCGAGCGAATACCGGGCATCGGTCGTGAAACGCTTGCCGCACATCTTCACGAGGGAAGACCTGGCTGCTGGCGGCAAATACGAACTGCCCGGCCGGGGCTCGCGTGTGCGGGGCGACATCTTCCACTACGCCCATATGATGCTCGTCAGGAAGCTGGTCGGACGCTCGTATCGCGTTGCGAATTTCTGCGTCGATGCGGAATCGGGACTTGCAAATGCAATCGCGGCGCTTTTGGTCGATGAGGTGAAAGCCGGCAAGGTCAATATCGCGGAGATTTCATTCTCGAAAGGCCTGACCAACGATGAGCGGGCGGCACTGGCGGTTGAAGGCCGCAAGCGCTACCGCGAGGAGCTGAAGCGCTTCGCGGCCGAGATTGCGCAAATCCAGGTCGAGTATCCCGATATCGAAGACGAGGAAGCGCTTGCGGTCCACATCCTTCGCCTCACCTGCGGCCCGGGTCCGCAACCGGCGCGCGGCAAGATGCTGGCGACAATTGGCCTGGACTGGCCATATCATTCCAAGGCGGAGCCGGAAAAGACCATCCGGCTGAAAACGGATATCGGCCTGATGGACTGGGACGGACTCGCGAAGTTCATGACGCGCGCAAGCATCCATCCGGTCGACGCCTATTTCAACCTTGCCCGCCGCCGCATCGCGGGCTTCGAGCGCGGCCTTCCCACGGCCTCGAACAGGCAGCGCATCTGGCACGCCTACAGCTTCTACAATCCCGAGATGGTGCCCAAGCTTGCGACGATCCTGCGCTTCTATCACAACTACATGCTGCCGCGAGGCAAAGAGAAAGCGACGCCGGCGATGAAGCTCGGGTTGGCGAGAGGCATTGTCTATGAACGCGATCTGTTCGGTTTTGGATAACAGGTGCGATAAGCACTACCCGGTTGATCAGGGCTCGGGCACTATGCTGCCGCCGGTCTATCGCAGGTTTGAATCTTCCATTCTCCTCGCGGTGACAGGTGCTCGATTCACTGTGGGAGGGAATATATCGTGTCGGCGCTGTCGAGTGTTGGCTATGGGGTGCCTCGCAACCTGGTTTTTATAGGAGAGGATTAGAGGAACTCAAAGACTGCGACGGCGAGAAATACGACACCAGCGCCTCCTTCGAGCGATCGCGTCGCCCGGTCAATAAGCACAGGCTGTTCCGCAATAAATGTCAGAAGGTCTTGCTGCGCAAAAATACTTGCCCATGCGACGAAGCACAGGGTCACGACCACGTCGATCATCATGATGGCGGCGAAGGCGAGCCCCGCTCCGGGCGTCTCGCAGGATACCGAATACGTCATGACGAAGAGAGTGAGCGAACAGGGAACGAGGCCGGCAATCGCTCCGACGGCGATCCTCCTGCCGCAGGGGCAACCGGGTCGAAGCGCAGGTCGCCCGCTACCAGTTCGTTTCAACTTTTTCCGGCTTCGCACTTAAATCTAAGGCTCCAGACGAAATATGTCCGGAACCGGAGATTTAGCGCGGAACTGGAAGAAGGTAGTGGTGCGAAACGACAATCGGAAAACGGCCTTGCCTGTCGATATCGCCGGGGTCTTCCAGACCGTTCATCCGAATTCCATTGATGAAAGCGAAGAGCCCACAATGCCGGGGTAGTGGCTGCTTGAGAGACAGGACCCTCAGCCTGCTGCCAATCTTTCAATGAGCCAGAATAATCGGAGGCCCGCGCGAAGTTTGGCGATTCCGTCGGGCCAATTCCTTGTTTGCCCGCCTTGTAGGCGTTTTTCGGCACCGAGGGGATTAACGGGCCATAAACCAGGACAGATCGGACGTCTTGAGCAATTCTCTGGTCACGCCGCCCAAAACGCGCTGGGCAAGGGGACCGCGACTGTAAATTCCGGCGACAATCATGTCCGCGTTCTCCCGCTGTGCATGGCCGATGAGCTCGGCGCAGACGTCTTGCTCCGAATGCGAAAGGTGCAGGTGGCTTGCCGTCACATCATGCCGGCATAGATGTTCGGCAACCGCTTCGAGTTGTGCAACGGTTGTCTCGTTTCCAACCCCGACGACGGTCACCTTGTCAGCGCGCTTCAGGATAGGCAATGCGTCATGTAAAGCGCGACGTGCCTGCGGGCACCCTTTCCACGCCACAAGAACGCTGGAAAAGCGACCTGTCACTGAGGCGGAGCCTAGTCGTAAAACGGGCGCGCCAGATCCTAGCGCGAGATTTGCCGGCTCGGGCGCAACGTTACCATGGCCTTCGGCTGCGCTCGTGATCAGGAGATCGGCGGTCAAGAGATGCTCACCCAACACTGTGGTCGGATCACCGACTCCCGAACACCATTCAACGTTAATCGACGTATCCTCGAAAACGCGATCGAAGGCGGCGCGCGTGACGTATAGCGCCTCCTGCATCTGCCTCTCGGCGATGAGCCTGTTCCCGGCAAGCACATCTGCGGCAGTTGTGACCGGCCAAGCATAAGCGACGACGAACAGCCTTGCGTCAAATGCGATGGCCATTTCACGCGCCAGTTCAAGCGTCCGCGGAATGTCGTTTCTGGGGCAAGCATCAACGACAATGTCACGAAAACTCATGGAATTGACTCCTGTGCCAAAGTTTTTCTTGCCCGAAGATTCCCATGTTCCGACACGCATCAGTATGGAAATCTGTGTAACGGTCCCGCATTCTCGCTTCAGGCTTGGCATGCGTGTGGCCTGTCTCTGATCAGTGGTCGCTCAGCCTCATACTTCTTTCCGGTATGCGAGCAGCCTCAGCGCATTGAACACAACGAGCAGCGTCGATCCCTCATGGACAGCGACAGCGGCACCGATGCCAAGGCCCATGATCGTCAACGGAACTAGCAGCGCAACCACGCCGAGGCTCACGATCACATTCTGCAGGACCACGGCCCGTGCGGTCCGGCTCAGCCCCACCGCAAAAGGAAGATGAGAGAGATCATCGGCCATGAGCGCCACGTCCGCTGTCTCCAGGGCAACGTCGGAGCCGGCCGCGCCCATGGCGATGCCGACCGTCGCTGTCGCCATGGCGGGCGCGTCATTGACGCCATCGCCAACCATGGCGACTTTGCCTTCGGATCGGAGCTTCTTGATCGCCTCGACCTTGTCCTGCGGCATCAGATCGCCCCATGCCTCGTCTATGCCAACCTGACCGGCAATGGCCTCGGCAACCTTTTGATGGTCGCCAGATATCATGATCAGCCGCTTGATGCCGAGTTCGTGAAGGCGGGCGAGCGCGATCTTCGCGGCCTCGCGCGGCGTATCCATCAGCCCGATGGCGCCGATGTCGCGGTCGCCGCGCCGGACCACCATTGTCGTTCGGCCCCCCTCACGCAGCCTCGCGATAGTCTTCTGCATGGCATCCGACAGTGGCGCGATGCCCTCGGCCCCGAACATTTCCGCCTTGCCGATCAACACAGTTTCGCCACCGACGCGCGCCGACACACCACGTCCGGTCAGGCTGTCGAGGCCGTCCGCCTCCGGCACCGGCTTGCCGCCCAGCCGCTCGCGTCCATCCCGCGCAATGGCGCGGGCGAGCGGATGGTCGCTGAGGCTTTCCACGGCAACCGCGACCGCCAGCAATTCATTTTCGGTCACGCCATGAGCCGGCACGATATCGGTGATCCGCGGGGTTCCGGACGTCAGCGTGCCGGTCTTGTCGAAGGCAATCGCGGTCAGGGATCCCAGATTTTCCAGCGGAGCGCCGCCCTTGACCAGCACACCGCCGCGCGCGGCCCGCGCGACGCCGGAGAGAACCGCGCTCGGGGTTGCGATCGCAAGCGCGCAGGGGCTGGCGGCGACCAGAACCGCCATGGCGCGATAAAAGGTGTCGCGGAACGGTTCGTCGATCACCAGTCCGGCGAACAGTAAAATGACCGCCAACGCCAGTACCACCGGCACGAAGATATGCTCGAATTTGTCGGTGAAGCGCTGCGTCGGCGATTTTTGGGTCTCGGCCTCGCTGACCATCTTCACGACCTTTGCGAGGGTCGTGTCGGAAGACTTGCGCGTAACTTCGATCTCGATAGCGCCATTGCCGTTGATGGTGCCCGCGAAGACGCGGTGGGCCGCATTGACCTTGTCGGGATTGGCCCGCGCCGCGTCCGCATCGCTCACCGGCCGCTTGTCCACGGGGATGCTTTCGCCGGTGACCGGCGCCTGATTGACGCTGCTGACGCCCTTGATCAGGAAACCGTCAGCGGGTAGCCGCAAATCCGGCTTGACGATCACGATGTCGCCGACGGCGAGATCCTCTACCGGTACCTCTCGCAATTCGCCGTCGCGCCGTACCAGTGCGGTCCTTGGCGCGAGCTTCGCCAGAGCCTCGATTGCCTGCTTCGCGCGTCCCATGGCGTAGTGCTCAAGGGCATGACCAAGGCTGAACAGGAACAACAGCAGAGCCCCCTCCGCCCAGGCACCAAGGACAGCGGCGCCGGCCGCCGCCACCAGCATCAGGGTGTCGATCTCAAACTTCTTCAGGCGCAGGTTCTCTATCGCCTCACGCAAGGTGAAGAGACCGCCAAAGAAATAGGCACCGAGATAACAGGCGAAGGGTAGCCAGGCCGGGACCGTCAGAAGCTTCCCGATGAGATAGCCCCCGGCGAGCAGAGCACCACAAAGCAAGGAAAAGATCAGCTCGGTGTTCGCTCCGAATGCGCCGCCTTCGTGATCATGACCGGCATGCTCATCCGCCCGGGAATCCCTTTCCGGCCTTGCGCCGCCGGTTTGCAACTTGTCGAGTTTGCCCTTGAGTGTCGCCTCGGATGTGGCTGATCTATCGAACTCCACGCGCACGGTGCCGGTGGCGCTCGCTTCAGCCTCTATCACGCCGTCGAGCGTTCTCAGCCGTTCGGCAATGGACCGCGCTCGCCGCTGGTGCGGAATATCAAGCTGCCAGACCGCGTGCCCATACCGTTCCGAGATCCTGGCGCCCGCGGCGGCGATCAGGTCGCGGATACGCGGCAGCGGCAGGATGTCAGGATCGTAATGTATGCAAAGCCGCGCCGGTTCGCCGTCCACGCCCGCCACGACATGCGCGTCTTCCACTCCTTCCTTCCCCGCAATCTGCTCAATCAGGATCTGGACGCAGGCGTCGGCGGCGGTGTTGACCTCCGGCAACAGGATCGGAATGTCCAGGCGAAGTTTCTCGGTCATGCTTGCCTATCCTCTTGCCAGCGCGGGTTCGGGTTCTTAGAAGCAGGTCCAATGTGATTCAATCGACCATTGTTGATCCAGACGAGCCAGGCGATTGATTTTCTTTTCATTCCGGATCCTCGGAGAAGCGTCGAAAGATGCCCCCCGGCCGGGACACGGAAGCCCGGCCGGGGGTGCCGCCATCGGGTCCGCACGGACCCGTCAGGCTGCTCGTTCTTCTTCGTCCCGCGCATGGGCGAGGCGGTAGATCGCGGGCAGCACGAGCAGCGTGAGGATGGTGGAGGACAGGATGCCGCCGATCACCACCGTGGCGAGCGGGCGCTGCACCTCCGCGCCCGCGCTTGTCGCCAGCGCCATAGGCACGAAGCCGAGCGAGGCAACGAGCGCCGTCATCAGCACCGGGCGGAGCCGCGTCATGGCCCCCTGCCGGATCGCTTCATCGAGGGGAAGACCCCGCGCCCGCAGGTTCTTGATGAAGCTGATGATGACGAGGCCGTTCAGCACCGCGACGCCCGAGAGCGCGATGAAGCCGACGCCCGCCGAGATCGAGAGCGGCATGCCCCGAAGCGCCAGCGCCGCGAGCCCGCCCGTGAGCGCGAGCGGTACGCCCGAGAAAACGAGCAGCGCGTCCCTCGCCGTGCCGAGGCTCGCGAAGAGCAAAGCGAAGATCAGCACCAGCGCTGCGGGCACGACGATGGAAAGCCGCTTCGCCGCCGAGACGAGCTGCTCGAACTGCCCGCCCCATTCGAACCAGTAGCCGGGCGGCAATTGCACCTGCGCCGCCACGGCAGCCCGCGCCTCGTCCACGAAGGAGCCGAGGTCGCGCTCGCGGATATTGGCCGTCACCGTGATCCGCCGCTTGCCGTTCTCGCGGCTGATCTGGTTCGGTCCGGGCGCGAGGGCGATCTCCGCCACCTCGCGGAGCGGTACGACGCGCGGCATGCCTTCGCCGAAGGGTGAATAGGAGGCAGGCGCGAAACGGTCCTCCGCTTCATGTGCCGGCGGTAGCGGAATCGGCAGTTCCCGCAGGCGGTCCATATCCTGCCGGAGTGTCTCAGGCAGGCGCACGAAAACGGGCGTACGCCAATCTCCTTCATAAAAGGTACCTGCCCGCGCGCCGCCTATCGCCGCCTGCACGACCGTCTGTATCTCCGCGACGGAGAGCCCGAAGCGGGCCGCCACATCGCGCTTCACCTCGATGGAGAGGACGGGAAGCCCCTCCACCTGCTCCACCTGCACGTCGGTCGCGCCTTCGATCCGTTGAACGATAGCGGCCACCTCGTTCGCAGAGGCGAGGAGCTTGTCCATATCGTCGCCGAATATCTTGATGCCGACATCCGAACGGACGCCCGAGATGAGCTCGTTGAAGCGGAGCTCGATGGGCTGCGAGACCTCGTAATTCGCTCCCGGTATGGCGGCGAGCTTCTCGTCTATCTCCTGCAGAAGCTCGGCTTTCCGCTTGCGCGGGTTCGGCCAGGAGGAGCGCGGTTCGATCATCACATAGGCGTCCGAGATGCTGGGCGGCATAGGGTCGGTTGCAACTTCCGCCGTGCCCGTCCTTGCGAAGACCTCC contains these protein-coding regions:
- a CDS encoding Zn-dependent alcohol dehydrogenase, which translates into the protein MKAAVLREVGKPLAIEDVKINKPGPHEVLIRTAAAGVCHSDLHFVEGSYPYPLPAVLGHESAGIVEQVGSEVRTVAPGDHVITCLSAFCGHCEHCLTGHMSRCVSPETKRGGDEEPRLGAAPGAMNQFLNLSSFAEQMLIHEHACVKIRKDMPLDLAALIGCSVTTGVGAVIHTSQVRPGETVAVIGCGGVGLACINGAAIAGAGRIIAIDTQGSKLNLAKQFGATDVVNAKDGDPVKQVMDLTNGGVHHSFEAIGLKATAEQSFKMLARGGTANIIGMIPVGVNIELHGAEFLGEKRIQGSVMGSNRFPVDMPRFVDFYMQGKLKLDEMISRRIKLEQVNEAFDELKRGELARSVIVFDT
- a CDS encoding universal stress protein, producing the protein MPSLKRECGTVTQISILMRVGTWESSGKKNFGTGVNSMSFRDIVVDACPRNDIPRTLELAREMAIAFDARLFVVAYAWPVTTAADVLAGNRLIAERQMQEALYVTRAAFDRVFEDTSINVEWCSGVGDPTTVLGEHLLTADLLITSAAEGHGNVAPEPANLALGSGAPVLRLGSASVTGRFSSVLVAWKGCPQARRALHDALPILKRADKVTVVGVGNETTVAQLEAVAEHLCRHDVTASHLHLSHSEQDVCAELIGHAQRENADMIVAGIYSRGPLAQRVLGGVTRELLKTSDLSWFMAR
- a CDS encoding heavy metal translocating P-type ATPase is translated as MTEKLRLDIPILLPEVNTAADACVQILIEQIAGKEGVEDAHVVAGVDGEPARLCIHYDPDILPLPRIRDLIAAAGARISERYGHAVWQLDIPHQRRARSIAERLRTLDGVIEAEASATGTVRVEFDRSATSEATLKGKLDKLQTGGARPERDSRADEHAGHDHEGGAFGANTELIFSLLCGALLAGGYLIGKLLTVPAWLPFACYLGAYFFGGLFTLREAIENLRLKKFEIDTLMLVAAAGAAVLGAWAEGALLLFLFSLGHALEHYAMGRAKQAIEALAKLAPRTALVRRDGELREVPVEDLAVGDIVIVKPDLRLPADGFLIKGVSSVNQAPVTGESIPVDKRPVSDADAARANPDKVNAAHRVFAGTINGNGAIEIEVTRKSSDTTLAKVVKMVSEAETQKSPTQRFTDKFEHIFVPVVLALAVILLFAGLVIDEPFRDTFYRAMAVLVAASPCALAIATPSAVLSGVARAARGGVLVKGGAPLENLGSLTAIAFDKTGTLTSGTPRITDIVPAHGVTENELLAVAVAVESLSDHPLARAIARDGRERLGGKPVPEADGLDSLTGRGVSARVGGETVLIGKAEMFGAEGIAPLSDAMQKTIARLREGGRTTMVVRRGDRDIGAIGLMDTPREAAKIALARLHELGIKRLIMISGDHQKVAEAIAGQVGIDEAWGDLMPQDKVEAIKKLRSEGKVAMVGDGVNDAPAMATATVGIAMGAAGSDVALETADVALMADDLSHLPFAVGLSRTARAVVLQNVIVSLGVVALLVPLTIMGLGIGAAVAVHEGSTLLVVFNALRLLAYRKEV